A stretch of Crossiella cryophila DNA encodes these proteins:
- a CDS encoding type VII secretion target produces MAPPTADQVRAATAALRDEADVWDRQAGEMGEVVTLAEAMRLNRVQAGLFQLVFDTYTEVVNQVVDRSGEGVRRMGEVANTLRQVADTYEREEAANLHRIKGLY; encoded by the coding sequence ATGGCACCGCCAACCGCGGACCAGGTCCGCGCCGCGACCGCGGCACTGCGCGACGAAGCCGATGTGTGGGACAGGCAGGCCGGGGAGATGGGCGAGGTCGTCACCCTGGCGGAGGCGATGCGGCTCAACCGGGTGCAGGCCGGGCTGTTCCAGCTCGTCTTCGACACCTACACCGAGGTGGTGAACCAGGTGGTCGACAGGTCGGGCGAGGGCGTCAGGCGGATGGGGGAGGTCGCGAACACGCTGCGCCAGGTGGCCGACACCTATGAGCGGGAAGAGGCCGCCAACCTGCACAGGATC